A genomic segment from Actinomadura hallensis encodes:
- a CDS encoding NADH-quinone oxidoreductase subunit C, which translates to MTSDDRAAPERTTTDIDVGALHGRAAELFADGHRLALVAAHHDPDAIRVVYLFTAASPDRRTELQIRLDPDRPAVPSLAALSFPAGRFEREMRDLYGVVPEDHPLPRRLVRHHHWPRGWYPMRADAGPPPEFGDPEGPYPFVNVEGPGVYEIPVGPVHAGMIGPGHFRFSAVGESILKLKARLWFVHRGLEKLFHGRAPADALPIAERVSGDTTVGHALAFCMAVEEATGVEVSPGARRMRAMLLELERLYNHVTDLGALCNDVAHSILNSQFGRVREQLLRLNAEVTGHRLLRGGVVLGGAAVRAVPAPERLTAIAEDAAELADLALSHTVVADRFTGTAELPAQAARDLGTLGYVARASGLDADARRDHPFTDLRPALRVSTRTTGDVLARFQVRAEEIAVSAAIIKDLAYGMSPGAVTYWPPLEPLKGPASGVGVVEGWRGTIVHRVELAPDGTLTRGKVVDPSFFNWPALPIALNGVIVPDFPLVNKSFNLSYAGNDL; encoded by the coding sequence ATGACGTCCGACGACCGCGCCGCGCCCGAGCGCACCACGACCGACATCGACGTCGGCGCGCTCCACGGGCGGGCCGCCGAGCTGTTCGCCGACGGCCACCGGCTCGCGCTGGTCGCCGCCCACCACGACCCGGACGCGATCCGCGTGGTGTACCTGTTCACCGCCGCGTCCCCGGACCGGCGCACCGAGCTGCAGATCCGGCTCGACCCCGACCGGCCCGCCGTCCCGAGCCTGGCCGCGCTCAGCTTCCCCGCCGGGCGGTTCGAGCGCGAGATGCGCGACCTGTACGGCGTCGTCCCCGAGGACCACCCGCTGCCGCGGCGCCTCGTCCGGCACCACCACTGGCCGCGCGGCTGGTACCCGATGCGCGCCGACGCCGGGCCGCCGCCGGAGTTCGGCGACCCGGAGGGCCCCTACCCGTTCGTCAACGTCGAGGGCCCCGGCGTGTACGAGATCCCGGTCGGGCCCGTCCACGCCGGGATGATCGGCCCCGGCCACTTCCGCTTCTCCGCCGTCGGCGAGAGCATCCTCAAGCTGAAGGCCCGGCTGTGGTTCGTGCACCGGGGCCTGGAGAAGCTGTTCCACGGCCGCGCCCCCGCCGACGCGCTGCCGATCGCCGAACGCGTCAGCGGCGACACCACCGTCGGCCACGCCCTCGCGTTCTGCATGGCGGTCGAGGAGGCCACCGGCGTCGAGGTCTCCCCGGGCGCGCGGCGCATGCGGGCGATGCTGCTGGAGCTCGAACGCCTCTACAACCACGTCACCGACCTCGGCGCGCTCTGCAACGACGTCGCGCACTCGATCCTCAACTCCCAGTTCGGCCGCGTCCGCGAACAGCTGCTCCGCCTCAACGCCGAGGTCACCGGGCACCGCCTGCTGCGCGGCGGCGTCGTGCTGGGCGGCGCCGCGGTGCGGGCCGTCCCCGCGCCCGAGCGGCTGACCGCCATCGCCGAGGACGCCGCCGAGCTGGCCGACCTGGCCCTCTCCCACACCGTCGTCGCCGACCGGTTCACCGGCACCGCGGAGCTGCCCGCGCAGGCCGCCCGCGACCTCGGCACCCTCGGCTACGTCGCCCGCGCGAGCGGCCTCGACGCCGATGCCCGGCGCGACCACCCGTTCACCGACCTGCGGCCTGCCCTCCGGGTCTCGACCCGCACCACCGGGGACGTCCTCGCCCGCTTCCAGGTCCGCGCCGAGGAGATCGCCGTGTCCGCCGCGATCATCAAGGACCTGGCCTACGGCATGTCCCCGGGCGCGGTCACCTACTGGCCGCCCCTGGAGCCCCTCAAGGGGCCCGCGTCCGGCGTCGGCGTCGTCGAGGGCTGGCGCGGCACCATCGTCCACCGGGTCGAGCTCGCCCCCGACGGCACCCTGACCCGCGGCAAGGTGGTCGACCCGTCGTTCTTCAACTGGCCGGCGCTGCCCATCGCCCTGAACGGCGTGATCGTCCCCGACTTCCCGCTGGTCAACAAGAGCTTCAACCTCTCCTACGCCGGCAACGACCTGTGA
- a CDS encoding ArsR/SmtB family transcription factor, translating into MEYAPGADMAGADVAGADIASVAALLGDRARAAMLTALLDGRPLAAGELARAAGVSPQTASAHLRRLLDGDLVTVVRQGRHRYYRLRGSEVAQVVEALSRIAPPVRVRSLRQSREARRLHEARTCYDHLAGAAGVALFAALVDGGLIEPAARDVPAARDVAGAREPDAPGSRAFEVTPKGEERLGELGLDVAALRGARRRFARECLDWTERRPHLAGALGAALTARMIELGWFERGTTRRALVVTGAGHRGLADSFGCVLG; encoded by the coding sequence ATGGAGTACGCCCCGGGTGCGGACATGGCCGGCGCGGACGTCGCCGGTGCGGACATCGCCTCGGTCGCGGCGCTGCTGGGCGACCGGGCGCGGGCGGCGATGCTGACGGCCCTGCTGGACGGGCGGCCGCTCGCCGCGGGGGAGCTGGCGCGGGCGGCGGGGGTGAGCCCGCAGACGGCGAGCGCGCACCTGCGGCGGCTGCTGGACGGGGACCTCGTCACGGTCGTCCGGCAGGGCCGCCACCGGTACTACCGGCTGCGGGGGAGCGAGGTCGCCCAGGTGGTCGAGGCGCTGTCGCGGATCGCGCCGCCCGTGCGGGTGCGCAGCCTGCGGCAGTCGCGGGAGGCGCGGCGGCTCCACGAGGCGCGGACGTGCTACGACCACCTGGCCGGTGCGGCGGGGGTGGCGCTGTTCGCGGCGCTGGTGGACGGCGGCCTCATCGAGCCCGCCGCCCGAGACGTCCCCGCCGCCCGCGACGTTGCCGGCGCCCGCGAGCCGGACGCGCCCGGCTCGCGCGCGTTCGAGGTGACCCCGAAGGGGGAGGAGCGGCTGGGGGAGCTCGGCCTGGACGTGGCGGCCCTGCGCGGGGCGCGGCGCCGGTTCGCGCGGGAGTGCCTCGACTGGACCGAGCGGCGCCCGCACCTCGCGGGGGCGCTGGGCGCGGCGCTGACCGCGCGCATGATCGAGCTGGGCTGGTTCGAGCGCGGGACGACGCGCCGGGCGCTCGTGGTGACCGGGGCCGGGCACCGCGGCCTCGCGGACTCGTTCGGCTGCGTGCTGGGCTGA
- a CDS encoding aminotransferase class IV gives MVSVFDHGMLVGDGIFETVKATNGVPFALTRHLRRLARSAAGLGLPEPDHDVLAQGTLEVLAAAPKWPLARIRITYTSGPGPLGSNRGDAGPTVSIIVAPQDPFPPAADVTVVPWPRNERGALAGLKTTSYAENALALAYAKERGGGEAIFGNLAGNLCEGTGSNIFVVLGGRLVTPPLSSGCLAGVTRALVLEWFGGEEEDLALEDLYRADEAFLTSTTRDVQPIRAVDDTVLPAAPGPVTAKAMEAFAARSAELMDP, from the coding sequence ATGGTGTCGGTCTTCGACCACGGCATGCTCGTCGGCGACGGGATCTTCGAGACGGTGAAGGCGACGAACGGGGTGCCGTTCGCGCTGACCCGCCACCTGCGGCGGCTCGCCCGCTCGGCCGCCGGCCTCGGCCTGCCCGAGCCCGACCACGACGTCCTCGCCCAGGGCACCCTGGAGGTGCTGGCGGCCGCGCCGAAGTGGCCGCTGGCGCGCATCCGCATCACCTACACCAGCGGGCCCGGGCCGCTCGGCTCCAACCGCGGCGACGCCGGGCCGACCGTGTCGATCATCGTGGCGCCGCAGGACCCGTTCCCCCCGGCGGCGGACGTGACGGTCGTGCCCTGGCCGCGCAACGAGCGGGGCGCGCTGGCCGGCCTCAAGACCACGTCGTACGCGGAGAACGCCCTCGCCCTCGCCTACGCCAAGGAGCGCGGCGGCGGCGAGGCGATCTTCGGCAACCTCGCCGGGAACCTCTGCGAGGGGACGGGCAGCAACATCTTCGTCGTCCTGGGCGGGCGCCTCGTCACGCCGCCGCTGTCGTCCGGCTGCCTGGCCGGGGTGACGCGCGCGCTGGTGCTGGAGTGGTTCGGCGGCGAGGAGGAGGACCTCGCCCTGGAGGACCTGTACCGGGCCGACGAGGCGTTCCTGACGTCCACGACGCGGGACGTGCAGCCGATCCGCGCGGTGGACGACACGGTCCTCCCGGCGGCGCCGGGGCCGGTGACCGCGAAGGCGATGGAGGCGTTCGCGGCCCGCTCCGCCGAGCTGATGGACCCCTGA
- a CDS encoding alpha-mannosidase, translating into MSAGRAGAPEIVVVPHTHWDREWYLPFQRFRLRLVSLLDGVIAGMEADPRWRFTLDGQMAAVDDYLEIRPERRERLAALVREGRLAVGPWQILHDEFLCSGENIVRNLELGMRRAEELGAVMMVGYLPDQFGHCAQMPQILRQAGIEHACVWRGVPEKVRASAFAWEAPDGTVIRAQYLPEGGYGNAASMFEEFPGGPSLLPGRVAGIAESMGRWYPDGGPLLAMYGADHTAPAPDLADRVAEAGLGMRLDTLAGYFAGLDPSVDGLTRVRGELRSHARANILPGVISARVHLKEALARAERLVERYAEPLAALWYAGDAQRFLDLAWRRLIEVSCHDSVTGCGSDETAEQVAARAAEAEQLGRAVCALVTAERAASVPLGSHLVFNPTPAARTGLVTVEIPADGEPGLETGDGRPVPVQTLEVAPTVLDDAVHPASRLPILLERVYGRVLFGQEIRDWTVSREDRTLTFRVTSRAETPFDLGEVREALRDADGDWRVRILADPRRTVAALVDVPALGLASVRPVPSSGVSPETPAEGEGDVLDNGLLRAQVHADGTLGLRTASGIVVEGIGRIVDGGDLGDTYNYAPPAADTLVGDPLSVDVRPVWSGPLVAACDIVRTYRWPASGDLERDARSEGEEDVTVATRAELRAGEPFLRLRVTFDNRCEDHRVRLHLALPRRADTSFAEGQFAITERGTTAEGGFGERPVPTFPASGFVAAGGLAVLLEHVTEYEVIGGGRELALTLLRSVGHLSRDRNPYRDQPAGPQLPTPRAQCRGERSAGFAIMPYAGERPGAGVLRAAEAYRHDLLTAVGYGPAAAAAPPSRAGVEIAGDGVTMTSLRARDGWTETRVVALRDEPVTAVLRGPFTEAVRTDLRGRPGASLDVHDGTAALGLRPWEMATVGLRTAAPG; encoded by the coding sequence GTGAGCGCGGGACGGGCGGGGGCCCCGGAGATCGTCGTCGTTCCCCACACCCACTGGGACCGCGAGTGGTACCTGCCGTTCCAGCGTTTCCGGCTCCGGCTGGTGTCGCTGCTCGACGGCGTCATCGCGGGCATGGAGGCCGACCCGCGGTGGCGGTTCACGCTGGACGGGCAGATGGCGGCGGTCGACGACTACCTGGAGATCCGCCCGGAGCGGCGCGAGCGGCTCGCCGCGCTCGTGCGGGAGGGCCGCCTCGCGGTCGGTCCCTGGCAGATCCTCCACGACGAGTTCCTCTGCTCGGGGGAGAACATCGTCCGGAACCTCGAGCTCGGGATGCGCCGCGCGGAGGAGCTCGGCGCGGTGATGATGGTCGGCTATCTGCCCGACCAGTTCGGGCACTGCGCGCAGATGCCGCAGATCCTCCGGCAGGCCGGCATCGAGCACGCGTGCGTGTGGCGCGGCGTCCCCGAGAAGGTCCGGGCCTCCGCGTTCGCCTGGGAGGCGCCGGACGGCACGGTGATCCGCGCCCAGTACCTCCCCGAGGGCGGCTACGGCAACGCCGCGTCGATGTTCGAGGAGTTCCCCGGCGGCCCGTCGCTGCTGCCCGGCCGTGTCGCGGGGATCGCGGAGTCGATGGGCCGCTGGTACCCGGACGGAGGCCCGCTGCTGGCGATGTACGGCGCCGACCACACCGCGCCCGCCCCCGACTTGGCCGACCGGGTCGCCGAGGCCGGGCTCGGGATGCGCCTGGACACGCTCGCCGGGTACTTCGCGGGGCTTGACCCGTCCGTGGACGGCCTCACGCGCGTCCGCGGCGAGCTGCGGTCGCACGCCAGGGCCAACATCCTGCCCGGCGTGATCTCGGCGCGCGTCCACCTCAAGGAGGCCCTGGCGCGCGCCGAGCGGCTCGTCGAGCGCTACGCCGAGCCGCTGGCCGCGCTCTGGTACGCGGGGGACGCGCAGCGGTTCCTCGACCTGGCGTGGCGGCGGCTGATCGAGGTGAGCTGCCACGACTCGGTCACCGGCTGCGGCAGCGACGAGACCGCCGAGCAGGTCGCGGCCCGCGCCGCGGAGGCGGAGCAGCTCGGGCGCGCCGTCTGCGCCCTCGTCACCGCCGAGCGCGCCGCCTCCGTGCCGCTCGGCTCGCACCTGGTGTTCAACCCGACCCCGGCGGCCCGCACCGGCCTGGTGACGGTGGAGATCCCCGCGGACGGCGAGCCCGGCCTGGAGACGGGCGACGGGCGGCCGGTGCCCGTGCAGACCTTGGAGGTCGCGCCGACCGTGCTGGACGACGCCGTCCACCCCGCCTCCCGCCTGCCGATCCTGCTGGAACGGGTGTACGGGAGGGTGCTGTTCGGGCAGGAGATCCGCGACTGGACGGTGTCCCGGGAGGACCGGACGCTCACCTTCCGCGTGACGTCCCGCGCCGAAACGCCGTTCGACCTCGGCGAGGTCCGGGAGGCGCTGCGGGACGCGGACGGGGACTGGCGCGTGCGGATCCTGGCCGACCCGCGCCGCACCGTCGCCGCGCTCGTGGACGTGCCCGCGCTGGGGCTGGCCTCCGTCCGTCCCGTGCCCTCGTCCGGCGTCTCGCCGGAGACCCCGGCCGAGGGCGAGGGGGACGTCCTGGACAACGGCCTGCTCCGCGCCCAGGTGCACGCGGACGGGACGCTCGGCCTGCGCACCGCGTCCGGCATCGTCGTGGAGGGCATCGGGCGGATCGTGGACGGCGGCGACCTCGGCGACACCTACAACTACGCCCCTCCCGCCGCCGACACGCTCGTCGGAGACCCCCTCTCGGTGGACGTGCGGCCCGTGTGGAGCGGACCGCTCGTCGCCGCCTGCGACATCGTCCGGACCTACCGGTGGCCCGCGTCGGGCGACCTGGAACGCGACGCCCGGTCAGAGGGAGAGGAGGACGTCACCGTCGCCACCCGCGCGGAACTCCGCGCGGGGGAGCCGTTCCTGCGGCTGCGCGTCACGTTCGACAACCGCTGCGAGGACCACCGCGTCCGGCTGCACCTGGCGCTGCCGCGCCGGGCGGACACGTCGTTCGCCGAGGGGCAGTTCGCGATCACCGAGCGGGGGACGACGGCCGAGGGCGGCTTCGGGGAGCGTCCCGTCCCGACGTTCCCGGCGTCCGGGTTCGTCGCGGCCGGGGGGCTCGCGGTCCTGCTGGAGCACGTCACCGAGTACGAGGTCATCGGCGGCGGGCGGGAGCTGGCGCTCACCCTGCTGCGCTCCGTCGGCCACCTGTCGCGGGACCGCAACCCCTACCGCGACCAGCCCGCGGGGCCGCAGCTGCCGACCCCGCGGGCCCAGTGCCGCGGCGAGCGCTCGGCCGGCTTCGCGATCATGCCGTACGCGGGGGAGCGGCCCGGCGCCGGCGTCCTCCGCGCCGCGGAGGCGTACCGGCACGACCTGCTCACCGCCGTCGGATACGGGCCGGCCGCGGCGGCGGCCCCGCCGTCCCGCGCGGGCGTCGAGATCGCCGGGGACGGCGTGACCATGACCTCGCTGCGCGCCCGCGACGGCTGGACCGAGACCCGGGTCGTGGCGCTGCGGGACGAGCCGGTCACGGCGGTGCTCCGCGGGCCGTTCACCGAGGCCGTCCGCACCGACCTCCGCGGCCGTCCCGGCGCGTCCCTCGACGTGCACGACGGCACCGCCGCCCTCGGCCTGCGCCCCTGGGAGATGGCGACCGTCGGGCTGCGGACGGCGGCACCGGGCTGA
- the ppgK gene encoding polyphosphate--glucose phosphotransferase, whose amino-acid sequence MAKEMLGIDIGGTGIKGAPVDLSDGSLLRKRFRVDTPQPSEPEAVAEVVAKVVEHFGWDGPVGCTYPGVVIDGVTMTAANVSKRWIGLDAASLLAEATGREITLLNDADAAGIAEMRLGRGRGHRGTVLMLTLGTGIGSALFTDGVLVPNTEFGHIEVDGTDAELRASAKAREVEELGWDEWAERLSVYMSRLEGLLSPSLIIVGGGVSKRSEDFLPLIKGVRAEIVTARLVNNAGIVGAALAAAAARSGKRGGPPGSS is encoded by the coding sequence ATGGCCAAGGAGATGCTGGGGATCGACATCGGCGGGACGGGGATCAAGGGCGCACCGGTCGACCTTTCGGACGGTTCCCTCCTCCGGAAGCGCTTCCGGGTCGACACGCCGCAGCCGTCCGAGCCGGAGGCGGTCGCCGAGGTCGTCGCCAAGGTCGTGGAGCACTTCGGGTGGGACGGGCCGGTCGGCTGCACCTACCCCGGCGTGGTGATCGACGGCGTGACGATGACGGCGGCGAACGTGTCCAAGCGGTGGATCGGGCTGGACGCGGCGTCGCTGCTCGCCGAGGCGACGGGACGCGAGATCACGCTCCTCAACGACGCGGACGCGGCCGGCATCGCGGAGATGCGGCTCGGCCGCGGCCGCGGGCACCGCGGCACCGTGCTGATGCTGACGCTCGGGACGGGCATCGGCAGCGCGCTGTTCACCGACGGCGTCCTCGTGCCCAACACCGAGTTCGGGCACATCGAGGTCGACGGGACCGACGCCGAGCTGCGCGCGTCGGCGAAGGCCCGCGAGGTGGAGGAGCTCGGCTGGGACGAGTGGGCCGAGCGGCTCAGCGTGTACATGTCGCGCCTGGAGGGTCTGCTCTCCCCCTCGCTGATCATCGTGGGCGGCGGGGTGAGCAAGCGGTCGGAGGACTTCCTCCCGCTGATCAAGGGGGTGCGGGCGGAGATCGTCACCGCGCGGCTGGTGAACAACGCGGGCATCGTGGGCGCGGCGCTGGCGGCGGCCGCGGCGCGGTCCGGGAAGCGCGGCGGGCCTCCGGGCTCGTCCTGA
- a CDS encoding DMT family transporter, translating into MAWIYLLVASLMEMVWATALKQSEGFTRLWPTVIGLSVALLSVVILTLSLRELPIGTAYAVFTGLGALGVALVGIFALHESASPTRLLFLALILIGVVGLQIQES; encoded by the coding sequence ATGGCCTGGATCTATCTGCTGGTCGCCTCGCTCATGGAGATGGTGTGGGCGACGGCTCTGAAGCAGTCCGAAGGGTTCACGCGGCTGTGGCCCACCGTCATCGGGCTGTCGGTGGCGCTGCTGAGCGTCGTCATCCTGACGCTGTCGCTGCGGGAGCTGCCGATCGGCACGGCCTACGCGGTGTTCACCGGGCTCGGGGCGCTCGGCGTCGCGCTGGTGGGCATCTTCGCGCTGCACGAGAGCGCGTCGCCGACCCGCCTGCTGTTCCTGGCGCTGATCCTCATCGGCGTGGTCGGTCTCCAGATCCAGGAGAGCTGA